The Mesorhizobium koreense genome includes a window with the following:
- a CDS encoding IclR family transcriptional regulator: protein MVEVMAMADQPLRLSDMAHQLDIPKSAAHRILGTLIDNGWARQNSESECYDLTLRMALIGQRQLRRLETVDLRQPILDDLAQRTKELVRLTTVQNGTLVWIGSSRGRRSGLVYEPDMNEKIIPFATANGKAWLAGMPREQALRIAIEAGLGHEEIGTAKAIGTIEALAKELDMTSRRGYGLAHEEAEAGVGAMAVPIRVRGAIVGTMSVAAPLTRFSEERIAEVLPLLRAAADNMSIAWDAV from the coding sequence ATGGTCGAGGTCATGGCGATGGCGGACCAGCCTCTGCGATTATCCGACATGGCGCATCAGCTGGATATTCCCAAGAGTGCCGCACATCGCATCCTGGGCACGCTGATCGACAATGGCTGGGCTCGCCAGAACAGCGAGAGCGAATGCTATGACCTCACCCTTCGCATGGCCCTCATTGGCCAGCGCCAGCTCAGGCGCCTGGAAACCGTCGACCTCAGGCAACCGATCCTCGACGATCTGGCTCAGCGCACCAAGGAGCTTGTGCGCCTGACGACGGTTCAGAACGGGACGCTGGTCTGGATCGGTTCCTCGCGCGGTCGCCGCTCGGGCCTTGTCTACGAACCCGACATGAATGAAAAGATCATTCCGTTCGCGACGGCAAACGGCAAGGCCTGGCTGGCTGGCATGCCGCGCGAACAAGCACTCCGGATCGCGATCGAGGCTGGCCTGGGACACGAGGAAATTGGGACTGCCAAGGCCATCGGCACGATCGAGGCTCTTGCAAAGGAATTGGATATGACCTCACGGCGGGGCTATGGCCTTGCGCACGAAGAGGCCGAGGCCGGCGTCGGAGCGATGGCGGTCCCGATCCGTGTTCGTGGCGCGATTGTCGGTACGATGAGTGTCGCCGCGCCTCTAACCCGGTTCTCCGAGGAGAGAATAGCAGAAGTTCTTCCGCTGCTACGCGCCGCGGCCGACAATATGTCCATTGCATGGGACGCTGTCTAA
- a CDS encoding putative bifunctional diguanylate cyclase/phosphodiesterase codes for MHLSKDIARKVFKATARSRWKPADPTLWALLMRKYADRNRTILRWGMAAAVLSYIGYGLFDWLLFPDIAGRLILTRLTLGLGFLTLIEVCARRGAELATLHLIAASAIVAGAVGWLAFAIGTSHQSELSYFMVFGTVFILGANLFFNFRLWLSIASSVVVTVAFIAAALFSLNADIVGRAIVSVYFANCFILSLYLSWRLSLERYQEFLHTLRAQVQERAALEKGEKLGEIANTDPLTGLRNRRAIAREFSELSKQWAAGGRDIGDDAIGVLLIDVDHFKAFNDRLGHQAGDDCLMMLADAFAETASRHKAIAGRYGGEEFVVLCRIEGESKLRVVAEEFCRAVENLRISHPNRSDGHDIVTISVGATLTRADKSMELRVLLQEADRALYASKFAGRATLSIYDPAATDQERSDENLSRLLKVAVDRGLVSVAYQPIYDIVSEQVLGHEALMRLRDQDGSDISPEVFIPAAEQNGSIVELGTWLIDQACKDMVEHELGSLVTANVSVVQLRTPGFPLQITDILGRHGLSPQKLALEVTEGSDIFLEARAARNIEHLRSLGVQIWLDDFGTGFAGLAWLRRFKFDVVKIDRSFLHDSDTPRGAGLLQDMVRLLRNLGYAVLIEGVETEQQMMVLKQMDIHWIQGFLKGRPVPIEEVGQMMEGPFASRSVPKARAGVN; via the coding sequence ATGCATCTGTCGAAGGACATCGCTCGAAAAGTCTTCAAGGCTACCGCGCGTTCGCGCTGGAAGCCTGCCGATCCAACGCTTTGGGCATTGCTCATGCGGAAATATGCGGATCGGAACCGGACGATTCTCCGCTGGGGGATGGCCGCGGCCGTCCTCAGCTATATCGGCTATGGCCTCTTCGACTGGTTGTTGTTTCCGGATATCGCCGGGCGCCTCATCCTCACTCGCCTGACGCTTGGCCTGGGGTTCCTTACCCTTATCGAGGTGTGCGCTCGCCGGGGGGCAGAACTCGCTACCCTGCATCTCATCGCCGCGTCGGCGATCGTGGCCGGCGCCGTCGGATGGCTCGCTTTTGCTATCGGCACGAGCCATCAATCGGAGCTGTCCTATTTCATGGTGTTCGGGACGGTCTTTATCCTCGGGGCGAATCTCTTCTTCAATTTTCGCCTTTGGCTTTCAATCGCCTCCTCGGTCGTGGTGACCGTAGCCTTCATCGCGGCTGCGCTGTTCTCGCTTAATGCCGACATTGTGGGCCGGGCGATAGTGTCCGTCTACTTTGCGAATTGCTTTATCTTGTCGCTCTACCTTTCATGGCGGCTCAGTCTGGAGCGATATCAGGAATTCTTGCATACTCTTCGCGCTCAGGTTCAGGAGCGGGCTGCTCTGGAAAAGGGCGAAAAGCTGGGCGAAATCGCTAATACGGATCCGTTGACCGGGTTAAGGAACCGGCGGGCGATCGCGCGCGAATTCTCGGAATTGAGCAAGCAGTGGGCTGCGGGTGGTCGCGACATCGGCGACGACGCAATCGGCGTGTTGCTCATAGACGTCGACCATTTCAAGGCGTTCAACGACCGGCTCGGACATCAGGCCGGCGACGATTGCCTAATGATGCTCGCGGATGCCTTTGCCGAGACGGCATCCAGGCACAAAGCTATTGCCGGTCGCTACGGCGGCGAAGAATTCGTCGTTTTATGCCGGATCGAAGGGGAATCGAAACTCCGCGTGGTCGCGGAAGAATTTTGTCGCGCCGTCGAAAACCTGCGGATCTCCCATCCCAATCGCAGCGACGGCCATGACATTGTCACGATTAGCGTCGGCGCCACGCTGACACGCGCAGACAAAAGCATGGAGCTTCGTGTGCTTTTGCAAGAGGCGGACCGAGCTCTCTACGCCTCGAAGTTCGCAGGCCGTGCGACGTTGTCGATCTACGACCCGGCGGCCACCGACCAGGAAAGATCCGACGAAAATCTATCCCGCCTGCTGAAGGTCGCCGTCGACCGGGGGCTCGTTTCGGTGGCCTATCAGCCGATCTACGATATCGTATCCGAGCAAGTGCTTGGCCATGAAGCCCTCATGCGTCTGCGCGACCAGGACGGCAGCGACATCAGTCCGGAGGTTTTCATACCCGCCGCGGAGCAGAACGGCTCGATCGTCGAACTGGGCACATGGCTGATCGACCAGGCATGCAAGGACATGGTCGAGCACGAGTTGGGCTCGCTCGTGACGGCGAACGTGTCGGTCGTTCAGCTCAGGACGCCCGGTTTTCCCCTGCAGATCACCGATATTCTTGGCCGACATGGACTCTCGCCGCAGAAACTCGCGCTCGAAGTGACAGAGGGCAGCGACATTTTCCTCGAGGCGCGGGCCGCAAGGAATATCGAGCACCTGAGAAGTCTGGGTGTCCAAATCTGGCTGGACGATTTTGGAACGGGATTTGCAGGCCTCGCCTGGCTGCGCCGTTTCAAGTTCGACGTTGTCAAGATCGATCGCAGCTTCCTGCACGACTCCGACACGCCGCGAGGAGCCGGCTTGCTGCAAGACATGGTAAGACTTCTTCGCAATCTCGGCTACGCCGTGCTCATCGAGGGTGTGGAGACTGAACAGCAAATGATGGTCCTGAAGCAGATGGACATTCATTGGATTCAGGGTTTCCTCAAAGGACGCCCTGTCCCGATCGAGGAGGTTGGCCAAATGATGGAAGGGCCATTCGCCAGCAGGTCGGTGCCGAAAGCGCGAGCAGGGGTAAATTAG
- a CDS encoding ABC transporter permease: MEHRSNIGYGLVTKAMGMAIRRQTSTIISLVGAAVAWELAVRLFAVPEYILPAPSRVFSDLVKNLHVVLPAAYFTLEPMILGFLMAVVLGVAVSLVVVYSHVFEAVLYPLLVVLQIIPKIAIAPLFIIWVGFGLPSKILLVFLLSFFPVVVNSIVAFKSVEAELYDLARSYRANRLKIFWKVELPGALPSLFAGFKVAAALSATAAVVAEFVASDNGLGYLLLGYNGNMNTSMSFAVIVVLSVLGLLLYGVVELIERWAIPWHVSQRRDDFTVGQSPA, translated from the coding sequence ATGGAACATCGTTCCAATATTGGCTACGGCCTCGTGACGAAAGCTATGGGAATGGCGATCCGGCGGCAGACCTCCACCATCATCAGCCTTGTCGGCGCCGCCGTGGCGTGGGAACTGGCAGTCCGGCTTTTCGCGGTTCCGGAATATATCTTGCCGGCACCAAGCCGGGTCTTTTCCGATCTCGTGAAGAACCTCCACGTCGTTCTTCCGGCGGCCTATTTTACGCTGGAGCCGATGATCCTGGGCTTCCTCATGGCTGTTGTCCTTGGCGTCGCGGTGTCGCTTGTCGTCGTCTATTCGCACGTGTTCGAAGCGGTCCTCTATCCGCTCCTGGTGGTGCTGCAGATCATCCCGAAGATCGCGATAGCGCCGCTGTTCATCATATGGGTGGGTTTTGGGCTTCCCTCGAAGATCCTGCTCGTGTTCCTGCTTTCTTTCTTTCCGGTCGTCGTCAATTCGATCGTCGCGTTCAAATCGGTGGAGGCGGAACTCTATGATCTCGCGAGGAGCTATCGCGCGAACCGGCTGAAGATATTCTGGAAGGTCGAGTTGCCGGGGGCGCTGCCGTCACTTTTCGCCGGCTTCAAGGTCGCCGCCGCGCTTTCGGCGACCGCGGCGGTCGTTGCCGAATTCGTCGCTTCGGACAACGGGCTCGGCTACCTGCTCCTTGGCTATAACGGCAATATGAATACGAGCATGTCGTTTGCCGTGATCGTCGTCCTCAGCGTGCTCGGCCTTCTTCTTTATGGCGTGGTCGAACTGATCGAGCGCTGGGCAATCCCATGGCACGTTTCGCAACGGCGCGACGACTTCACCGTCGGCCAGAGCCCTGCCTGA
- a CDS encoding ABC transporter ATP-binding protein yields MTMPVQRNDLRGVVLDNVSKSFGKAGAAIQALERVDLAIGEGEFVAVVGPSGCGKSTLLRMISRLSAATTGTISVFGDTGTQPPRGMSIVFQNHVLLPWRTVIDNVLFPAEMTSASREQLRPNALELLESVGLAEFADRYPHELSGGMRQRVSIARALLLKPRLLLMDEPFGALDALTREQMRIDLEDLWLKNRMTVLFITHSIDEAILLADRVIVMTPRPGRIDRVLEIKLPRPRGLAAKREAEFLEKAGEVTDIFLSRGVLHGRNRDHT; encoded by the coding sequence ATGACAATGCCGGTGCAGCGGAATGATCTGCGAGGGGTCGTTCTCGACAATGTAAGCAAATCATTTGGCAAGGCCGGAGCTGCGATCCAGGCCCTGGAACGCGTGGACCTTGCCATAGGGGAAGGCGAATTCGTCGCTGTGGTAGGCCCGTCCGGCTGCGGGAAATCCACGCTCCTGCGCATGATATCGAGGCTTTCCGCGGCTACTACGGGGACGATTTCGGTTTTCGGCGACACAGGCACGCAGCCGCCACGGGGCATGAGCATTGTCTTCCAGAACCACGTTCTTCTGCCGTGGAGGACGGTCATCGACAATGTCCTGTTTCCAGCGGAGATGACATCGGCGAGCAGGGAGCAGTTGCGTCCGAACGCACTTGAACTCCTGGAATCCGTGGGCCTGGCTGAGTTCGCGGATCGATACCCACATGAACTTTCGGGCGGTATGCGCCAGCGCGTGTCAATCGCCAGGGCGCTGCTTCTCAAGCCGCGTTTGCTCCTGATGGATGAACCCTTCGGAGCGCTCGATGCGCTGACGAGGGAGCAGATGCGGATCGATCTTGAGGATCTCTGGCTCAAGAACCGGATGACCGTTTTGTTCATCACCCATTCGATCGACGAGGCAATATTGCTTGCCGACCGCGTGATCGTCATGACACCCAGACCGGGGCGTATCGACCGTGTGCTGGAGATAAAGCTGCCCCGTCCCCGCGGGCTGGCGGCGAAACGCGAAGCCGAGTTTCTGGAAAAGGCGGGGGAGGTCACAGACATATTCCTCTCCCGTGGCGTGCTGCATGGGAGAAACAGGGATCACACATGA
- a CDS encoding ABC transporter substrate-binding protein yields MRLIGKTIAAGALALAFGVASAAPTLAADKVSLRLNWLLSGVHSIFYLGVEKGFYKDAGIDLTIGEGQGSARTVQVIATGGDTFGLVDGGSVIAGASRGAPVKSVLGIMNTSPYGMSFRADSGVKTIKDVEGKTIAATAGEASLPLLPAIWKQNDVDASKVKILNVDGPGKIVAILQKQADGILAGLEGQVVILNQKGLDQKVFSFAELGVNTQGLTIIANDEETKSNPDLVKRFVAATLKSMEAAKADPDAAVAAAAKAKPQADPELLKAQLKVSLTLIPSPSKPDAPLGQMELADWQRTLDLMKQYQDIETDKAADSFFTNEFIGK; encoded by the coding sequence ATGAGACTGATTGGAAAGACTATTGCCGCCGGGGCGCTTGCGCTGGCGTTTGGTGTCGCTTCCGCGGCACCGACATTGGCGGCAGACAAGGTGAGCCTTCGCCTCAACTGGCTGCTCAGCGGTGTCCACTCGATTTTCTACCTCGGTGTGGAGAAAGGTTTCTACAAGGATGCCGGCATCGATTTGACCATCGGCGAGGGTCAGGGATCGGCGCGCACGGTCCAGGTGATTGCGACTGGAGGCGATACGTTCGGTCTTGTGGACGGCGGCAGCGTGATCGCGGGAGCAAGCCGTGGCGCGCCGGTGAAATCGGTGCTCGGGATCATGAACACCTCTCCTTACGGCATGTCGTTCCGTGCCGATTCCGGCGTGAAAACGATCAAGGACGTCGAAGGAAAAACAATTGCCGCCACCGCCGGGGAAGCTTCCCTGCCGCTGCTGCCGGCGATCTGGAAGCAGAACGATGTCGATGCGAGCAAGGTAAAGATCCTGAATGTCGACGGTCCAGGCAAGATCGTCGCGATCCTTCAGAAGCAGGCGGACGGTATTCTTGCGGGCCTCGAGGGCCAGGTTGTCATCCTCAACCAGAAAGGTCTCGACCAGAAGGTCTTCTCTTTCGCCGAACTCGGCGTCAACACGCAGGGCCTCACCATCATCGCGAACGACGAGGAGACCAAGTCCAATCCGGATCTCGTAAAGCGCTTCGTTGCGGCGACCCTCAAATCGATGGAGGCCGCGAAGGCTGACCCGGACGCCGCGGTGGCGGCCGCCGCAAAGGCCAAGCCCCAGGCCGACCCCGAACTGCTGAAGGCGCAGTTGAAGGTCTCGCTGACATTGATACCGTCCCCGTCGAAGCCGGACGCGCCGCTCGGCCAGATGGAACTGGCGGATTGGCAGCGGACGCTCGACCTGATGAAGCAGTATCAGGATATCGAGACGGACAAGGCCGCGGACAGTTTCTTCACCAACGAGTTCATCGGCAAATAG
- a CDS encoding DUF4286 family protein: MQFQHRRRFRPFRRPGHLLKRGRMALLGKAVVAIWNDITPEGRSNFIEWHNRQHIPERVGIPGFHRGRRYIAEHGAPEYFTLYEAVDETVLSGPGYLQRLNNPTDWTREATSAFRNTERGVCGIVHSIGSGDGGYMLTARFDAEAGERTTLQKHLVERLGAIERLPWISGAHLCIADTAASGIETAERKGRQVSVPNWIVMIEGSSASMVETAASELIEGDLVANGMKGASQRGLYRLEYSLAEFEGPGIG; this comes from the coding sequence ATGCAGTTTCAGCACCGGCGCCGTTTTCGACCTTTCAGGCGGCCGGGCCACCTATTGAAGCGAGGTAGAATGGCGCTCCTTGGAAAAGCAGTCGTTGCCATCTGGAACGACATCACGCCCGAAGGGCGGTCGAACTTCATCGAGTGGCACAACCGGCAGCATATTCCAGAGCGGGTCGGCATACCGGGGTTCCATCGCGGCCGACGCTACATAGCCGAACATGGCGCTCCCGAATATTTCACGCTCTACGAAGCGGTGGATGAAACGGTTCTTTCCGGCCCTGGGTATCTGCAGAGGCTCAACAATCCGACCGACTGGACGCGGGAAGCGACCAGCGCCTTCCGCAACACCGAACGGGGCGTGTGCGGCATCGTTCATTCCATCGGCTCAGGCGACGGCGGTTACATGCTGACTGCTCGTTTTGATGCCGAAGCAGGAGAAAGAACAACGCTTCAGAAGCATCTGGTGGAGCGGCTCGGCGCCATCGAACGTCTTCCGTGGATCAGCGGGGCGCATCTGTGCATTGCGGATACCGCCGCAAGCGGTATCGAGACGGCAGAACGAAAAGGCCGTCAGGTGAGCGTGCCAAACTGGATCGTGATGATCGAAGGCTCGTCGGCGTCCATGGTCGAAACCGCTGCGTCCGAGCTTATCGAAGGGGATCTTGTCGCCAACGGGATGAAGGGGGCGTCTCAGCGCGGGCTGTATCGGCTGGAATATTCCCTTGCCGAGTTTGAAGGTCCCGGCATTGGGTGA
- a CDS encoding class I SAM-dependent methyltransferase translates to MAKAKLRLDKSSLITSDLIRKHDPVSGLAPDPGELRERTAQLALILDLAYQGFAGQQPAAPIVDRLAGRLHELRREASPGVWRQLIPLAQEHRVAKYLLQDPFTRWSFEKPRGYSGDASLLDIYYKHPSAAGIVASSSALGQEIYAYTSDAPSSVAGRERRDILAKSVDETANRIDQAEILAIACGHLRETELSEALARGKLKRWVGLDQDPVSVAVVNRDRAGNVVEARDGSVRGILRRAYSLGTFDLVYASGLYDYLPRAVGVRLLQRSMELVKPGGRFLFANFSDEITTDGYMETFMDWPLLLRSADDMWDIINAAVDRNVVEAEVYYGSNRNIVYGTVRKREA, encoded by the coding sequence ATGGCGAAGGCAAAACTGAGATTAGACAAATCCAGTCTTATAACGTCCGACCTGATCCGGAAGCACGATCCAGTATCCGGACTCGCCCCAGATCCCGGCGAATTGCGCGAGCGGACCGCCCAACTGGCGCTTATCCTCGATCTTGCCTATCAGGGCTTCGCCGGCCAGCAGCCTGCTGCTCCCATCGTCGATCGTCTTGCGGGCAGGCTTCACGAGCTTCGCCGTGAAGCGAGTCCTGGCGTTTGGCGACAGCTCATTCCGCTCGCCCAAGAGCATCGTGTCGCAAAATATCTTTTGCAGGATCCATTCACGCGCTGGTCCTTTGAGAAGCCGCGTGGCTATTCGGGCGATGCGAGCTTGTTGGACATCTATTACAAGCACCCAAGCGCGGCCGGGATCGTGGCGTCGTCATCCGCGCTTGGACAGGAGATTTATGCCTATACCAGCGATGCTCCGAGTTCGGTGGCCGGGCGCGAACGACGGGATATATTGGCGAAGAGCGTCGACGAGACCGCCAACCGCATCGACCAGGCCGAGATTCTGGCGATTGCGTGCGGCCATTTGCGCGAAACAGAGCTTTCCGAGGCTCTTGCCCGGGGAAAATTGAAACGCTGGGTCGGCCTGGATCAGGATCCCGTCAGCGTGGCCGTGGTGAACCGTGATCGGGCCGGGAACGTGGTCGAGGCGAGGGACGGTTCCGTTCGCGGTATTCTTAGGCGCGCGTACAGCCTCGGTACGTTCGATCTCGTCTACGCCTCTGGTCTGTATGACTATCTTCCGCGCGCTGTCGGCGTTCGCCTGCTGCAAAGGTCAATGGAACTGGTCAAACCCGGCGGCAGGTTTCTGTTCGCCAATTTCAGCGACGAGATCACCACGGACGGTTACATGGAGACATTCATGGACTGGCCGCTCCTTCTCCGCTCCGCCGACGACATGTGGGACATCATCAACGCCGCGGTCGATAGGAATGTGGTGGAGGCAGAAGTCTATTACGGATCGAACCGGAACATAGTCTACGGCACGGTGCGCAAGCGCGAAGCGTGA
- a CDS encoding 2-keto-4-pentenoate hydratase, whose translation MPSLKVPALGESYPSSIRDQLGSLLAGLAQSGDLIGLPEIEARGLLPESVEDVMRVQAASVEGHPVAGWKVAIGPGGLPVAAPLLNLVKADSSRHATCNCPNLTAVEVEIAFCLKSDLAPDRVYGREDVLAHIGSVHLGIELIAPRLHEGDKAPFLLFLADRLGNGGYVVGPELDPAVLDMLASAASRPLMKIQINGTEKQAVCPAHANGDPLAPLVAYANAQNDRLDGLRGGQFVTTGSLCGVLPVRGDCRLQIDWLGTLSIDCQDIQRPNPAASGSQRASPGCSQTRNMPKISSRT comes from the coding sequence TTGCCGAGTTTGAAGGTCCCGGCATTGGGTGAATCCTACCCCTCTTCAATCCGGGACCAACTCGGCAGTCTGCTTGCCGGGCTCGCCCAATCAGGCGATCTCATTGGCCTCCCCGAGATCGAAGCACGTGGGCTTCTGCCGGAGAGCGTCGAGGACGTGATGCGTGTGCAGGCTGCTTCCGTGGAAGGGCATCCTGTTGCGGGATGGAAAGTCGCTATCGGTCCCGGCGGGCTTCCGGTCGCGGCGCCGCTGCTGAATCTAGTGAAAGCCGATAGTAGCAGGCATGCAACCTGCAACTGTCCGAACCTGACGGCAGTCGAGGTCGAGATTGCCTTTTGCCTCAAATCCGATCTTGCACCGGACAGAGTCTACGGGCGAGAGGACGTGCTCGCGCACATCGGTTCTGTTCACTTGGGCATCGAACTGATTGCACCGCGGCTCCACGAAGGAGACAAGGCGCCTTTCCTTCTTTTCCTGGCCGATCGACTCGGCAATGGTGGTTATGTGGTTGGACCCGAACTGGATCCTGCCGTGCTTGACATGCTGGCGTCAGCCGCCTCACGGCCATTAATGAAAATCCAGATCAACGGCACCGAGAAACAAGCCGTTTGTCCCGCCCATGCAAATGGTGACCCGCTGGCGCCCTTGGTCGCCTACGCCAACGCACAGAACGATCGTCTGGACGGGCTCCGGGGAGGACAATTCGTCACGACGGGAAGTCTATGCGGAGTCCTGCCGGTTCGGGGGGATTGTCGTCTTCAGATCGACTGGCTGGGCACCCTGTCGATCGATTGCCAGGATATCCAGCGTCCAAATCCGGCTGCTTCGGGTAGCCAAAGAGCAAGTCCGGGCTGCAGCCAGACGAGAAACATGCCGAAGATCAGCAGCAGGACGTAG
- a CDS encoding SDR family NAD(P)-dependent oxidoreductase, with translation MDAATYDLSGRIAVVTGANGGFGTAICRRLEACGATIVRWDLRQDDRGDGVEVDVTDQMSVERAAAVLREQHGRLDILVNNAGIVGDVHPTWEIPVEEFRRILDVNLFGSFLVCRSLVPLMIESAARSGFGRIVNMASIQAKEGMHMAAAYSAAKAGLVALTKSLGKELAPSGILVNAITPSASLTAMSRDAPKERLDDILSRIPMGRFLEPDEVAAMVAWLSSEECSFSTGAVFDLSGGRATY, from the coding sequence ATGGATGCGGCAACATACGATCTGTCCGGAAGGATCGCCGTGGTGACGGGAGCCAATGGCGGATTCGGTACGGCAATTTGCCGGCGGCTCGAAGCGTGTGGCGCAACGATTGTCCGCTGGGACCTGAGGCAGGATGATCGCGGTGACGGTGTCGAAGTCGACGTAACCGACCAGATGAGCGTCGAGCGGGCCGCTGCCGTTCTTCGAGAGCAGCATGGCCGGCTCGACATCCTCGTCAACAATGCCGGCATCGTCGGCGACGTCCACCCGACTTGGGAAATTCCGGTCGAGGAGTTCCGGCGCATCCTGGATGTGAATCTCTTCGGTTCTTTCCTCGTCTGTCGCTCGCTCGTTCCGTTGATGATCGAAAGCGCGGCTCGGAGCGGGTTTGGGCGCATTGTCAACATGGCCTCCATCCAGGCGAAGGAGGGCATGCACATGGCGGCTGCCTACAGTGCCGCCAAGGCGGGCCTCGTTGCGTTGACCAAGAGCCTTGGCAAGGAACTGGCGCCCAGCGGAATTCTCGTCAACGCGATCACCCCGTCGGCTTCCCTGACGGCGATGAGCCGGGACGCACCGAAGGAACGGCTTGACGACATCCTGTCGCGTATCCCGATGGGACGCTTTCTTGAACCGGACGAAGTGGCGGCGATGGTTGCGTGGCTCTCATCCGAAGAATGCAGTTTCAGCACCGGCGCCGTTTTCGACCTTTCAGGCGGCCGGGCCACCTATTGA